In the genome of Cetobacterium somerae ATCC BAA-474, one region contains:
- a CDS encoding DUF5677 domain-containing protein, with amino-acid sequence MEKTSLKNHKFEKGKFTTPLNEVIAELPDFKSWYYGRLPEYLWLGLIIDKYGRDIGINKIIKILFIFKEHQISDIKFSTILSLETTLKIKILNVIKNEVEDALNPLTLVFTYSNFSDFNKLFLFNEDIEKRKEQLIKVLNESSFHQSDLATDIRYFIVLFKIITNKVYGVSNEEIQLYPKLSHEDEKMRQIRPLIRSMDLAFVNREMTNESFIERFWDEISQITECEELCISSENPNIDINLYLEKVYEIFNYFNSIYKLDPLSEKMNVILGIAVYSYKRFKEIADYKMFDSILARSNVRVLIENYIMLKYLLLTETKQENIWKEYKYYGIGAYKLILTKSREENKDIQNSYINFEYIELLVNEFRNEEFIDMDIRYFDKQNIRQKAEAVGEKDLYNFHYDYGSSYEHGLWGAIRESSMIKCVNPGHRYHTVPDINNFIKLKSTLKDSIKIMNDIIQILKNEFGIPDELLKGVINFEESIDR; translated from the coding sequence ATGGAAAAAACAAGTTTGAAAAATCATAAATTTGAAAAAGGAAAATTTACAACGCCTTTAAATGAAGTTATTGCAGAATTACCAGATTTTAAAAGTTGGTATTATGGAAGACTACCTGAATATTTATGGTTAGGGTTAATTATTGATAAGTATGGAAGAGATATAGGAATAAATAAAATAATAAAAATTTTATTTATTTTTAAAGAACACCAAATTTCAGATATAAAATTTTCTACAATATTAAGTTTAGAAACAACTTTAAAAATAAAAATTTTAAATGTGATAAAAAATGAAGTTGAAGACGCTTTGAACCCTTTAACTTTAGTTTTTACATATTCAAATTTTAGTGATTTTAATAAACTTTTTTTATTCAATGAAGATATTGAAAAGAGAAAAGAGCAATTGATAAAAGTATTAAACGAATCTTCTTTTCATCAATCCGATTTGGCAACTGATATAAGATACTTCATTGTACTTTTCAAAATAATAACTAATAAAGTTTATGGAGTTAGTAATGAAGAAATTCAACTCTATCCTAAGTTATCTCATGAAGATGAGAAAATGAGACAAATACGTCCTTTAATTAGGAGTATGGATTTGGCTTTTGTTAATAGAGAAATGACGAACGAGTCCTTTATCGAACGTTTTTGGGATGAAATTAGCCAAATAACAGAGTGCGAAGAGCTTTGTATCAGTAGTGAAAATCCTAATATTGATATTAATTTATACTTAGAAAAAGTGTACGAAATTTTCAATTATTTTAATTCCATTTATAAATTAGATCCATTATCAGAAAAAATGAATGTCATTTTAGGGATTGCTGTATATTCCTACAAAAGATTTAAAGAAATTGCGGATTATAAAATGTTTGATTCGATTTTAGCTAGAAGTAATGTAAGAGTTTTAATCGAAAATTATATAATGTTAAAATATTTATTATTAACTGAAACTAAGCAAGAAAATATTTGGAAAGAATATAAATATTATGGTATTGGAGCATATAAACTTATTTTAACTAAAAGTCGTGAAGAAAATAAAGATATTCAAAATAGCTATATAAATTTTGAGTACATAGAATTATTGGTAAATGAATTTAGAAATGAAGAATTTATAGATATGGATATTAGATATTTTGACAAACAAAATATAAGACAAAAAGCTGAAGCTGTTGGAGAAAAAGATTTATATAATTTTCATTATGATTATGGGTCATCATATGAACATGGACTATGGGGAGCAATTAGAGAAAGCTCTATGATTAAATGCGTAAATCCAGGACATCGATACCATACAGTTCCAGACATAAATAATTTTATAAAGTTAAAAAGTACGTTAAAAGATTCTATCAAAATAATGAACGATATAATTCAAATTTTAAAAAATGAATTTGGAATACCTGATGAACTTTTAAAAGGAGTGATCAATTTTGAAGAATCTATTGATAGATAA